A region from the Streptomyces lydicus genome encodes:
- the dxs gene encoding 1-deoxy-D-xylulose-5-phosphate synthase: MQEVPRNARPAGVVAGDGRALLSRIRGPRDLDRLSPEQLERLAGEIRTFLVDEVSKTGGHLGPNLGVVELTIALHRVFDSPKDKVLFDTGHQSYVHKLLTGRQDFSKLKAKGGLSGYPSRAESEHDVIENSHASTVLGWAEGIAKANEVLGSDDRVAAVIGDGALTGGMAWEALNNIAAAKDRPLVIVVNDNERSYAPTIGGLANHLATLRTTDGYERFLARGKDLLERTPVVGKPLYETLHGAKKGLKDFIAPQGMFEDLGLKYVGPIDGHDLEALESALTRAKRFGGPVIVHCLTEKGRGYQPALQDEADRFHAVGKIHPDTGLPLSSGGKDWTSVFGDEMVELGKERKDIVAITAAMLQPVGLDKFAKAFPDRVYDVGIAEQHGAVSAAGMATGGLHPVFAVYATFLNRAFDQVLMDVALHKCGVTFVLDRAGVTGTDGASHNGMWDMSILQVVPGLRIAAPRDADQVRAQLREAVEVDDAPTVVRYSKGAVGPAVEAIGRVGGMDVLREPAESVKRPDVLLVSVGALAPMCLEVADLLDKQGISTTVVDPRWVKPVDEALPGLAAGHRVVVTVEDNVRSGGVGSAVAQALRDAGVDLPLRDFGIPERFLDHASRKEVMAEIGLTAPDIARQVTGLVSKIDGRYDTESAGTDSARTKGTAEPAEVARD; the protein is encoded by the coding sequence GTGCAGGAGGTGCCGCGCAACGCGCGTCCGGCCGGGGTGGTGGCGGGCGACGGGAGAGCGTTGCTTTCCCGTATCAGGGGACCGCGCGATCTGGACCGACTGAGCCCGGAGCAGCTCGAGCGGCTGGCGGGGGAGATCCGTACCTTCCTCGTCGACGAGGTGTCCAAGACCGGCGGACACCTCGGGCCGAACCTCGGCGTGGTCGAGCTGACCATCGCCCTGCACCGGGTCTTCGACTCCCCGAAGGACAAGGTGCTCTTCGACACCGGGCACCAGTCCTACGTGCACAAGCTGCTCACCGGCCGTCAGGACTTCTCCAAGCTCAAGGCGAAGGGCGGCCTGTCCGGCTACCCCTCCCGCGCCGAGTCCGAGCACGACGTCATCGAGAACAGCCACGCCTCCACGGTCCTGGGCTGGGCCGAGGGCATCGCCAAGGCCAACGAGGTGCTGGGGTCGGACGACCGGGTCGCCGCGGTCATCGGTGACGGCGCGCTGACCGGCGGCATGGCCTGGGAAGCCCTCAACAACATCGCCGCCGCCAAGGACCGTCCGCTCGTCATCGTCGTCAACGACAACGAGCGTTCCTACGCCCCGACCATCGGCGGCCTCGCCAACCACCTGGCGACGCTGCGCACCACCGACGGCTACGAGCGTTTCCTGGCCCGCGGCAAGGACCTGCTGGAGCGCACGCCGGTCGTCGGCAAGCCGCTCTACGAGACCCTGCACGGCGCCAAGAAGGGCCTGAAGGACTTCATCGCCCCGCAGGGCATGTTCGAGGACCTGGGCCTGAAGTACGTCGGCCCGATCGACGGCCACGACCTGGAGGCGCTGGAATCCGCCCTGACGCGCGCCAAGCGCTTCGGCGGTCCGGTCATCGTCCACTGCCTCACCGAGAAGGGCCGTGGCTACCAGCCCGCCCTCCAGGACGAGGCGGACCGTTTCCACGCCGTCGGCAAAATCCACCCCGACACCGGCCTGCCCCTCTCCTCGGGCGGCAAGGACTGGACGTCCGTCTTCGGCGACGAGATGGTCGAACTCGGCAAGGAGCGCAAGGACATCGTCGCCATCACGGCGGCCATGCTCCAGCCCGTCGGACTGGACAAGTTCGCCAAGGCCTTCCCCGACCGGGTCTACGACGTCGGCATCGCCGAGCAGCACGGCGCGGTTTCCGCGGCCGGCATGGCCACCGGCGGCCTGCACCCGGTCTTCGCCGTCTACGCCACCTTCCTCAACCGCGCCTTCGACCAGGTGCTGATGGATGTGGCGCTGCACAAGTGCGGCGTCACCTTCGTCCTGGACCGGGCCGGTGTCACCGGCACCGACGGCGCCTCCCACAACGGCATGTGGGACATGTCGATCCTCCAGGTCGTCCCCGGCCTGCGGATCGCCGCGCCGCGCGACGCCGACCAGGTACGCGCCCAGCTGCGCGAGGCCGTCGAGGTCGATGACGCGCCCACCGTGGTGCGCTACTCCAAGGGCGCGGTCGGCCCGGCCGTCGAGGCGATCGGCCGGGTGGGCGGCATGGACGTGCTGCGCGAGCCCGCCGAGAGCGTCAAGCGCCCGGACGTCCTGCTGGTCTCCGTGGGCGCGCTCGCCCCGATGTGCCTGGAGGTCGCCGACCTGCTCGACAAGCAGGGCATCTCCACCACGGTCGTCGACCCGCGCTGGGTCAAGCCGGTCGACGAGGCGCTGCCGGGTCTCGCCGCGGGGCACCGGGTCGTGGTCACCGTCGAGGACAACGTCCGTTCCGGCGGCGTCGGTTCGGCTGTCGCGCAGGCCCTGCGGGACGCCGGGGTGGACCTGCCGCTGCGTGACTTCGGCATCCCCGAGCGGTTCCTCGACCACGCCTCCCGCAAGGAGGTCATGGCGGAGATCGGGCTCACCGCACCGGACATCGCCCGCCAGGTGACCGGCCTGGTCTCCAAGATCGACGGTCGCTACGACACCGAGTCCGCCGGCACCGACTCCGCCCGCACCAAGGGCACGGCCGAGCCGGCCGAGGTCGCCCGCGACTGA